The DNA region TGCTCGGGAGTTCCAATTGACGCGCTCGCGCCTCAAGCGGGCGAAGCCGGATGCCATCATCATGCACCCGGGACCGATGAATCGCGGGTTGGAGATTGATTCGGAAGTTGCCGACGGCACGCAATCGGTCGTTCTGGAGCAGGTGACCAACGGCCTGGCTGTCCGCATGGCGTTGCTCTTCCTCTTATTGGGCTCGACCCATGCTGCTGATTAAAGGCGGCCGGGTGATTGACCCGGCATCGAAACTGGATGACGGGCGCGACATCTTGATCGCCGACGGCCGGATTTCCGCCATCGAGAAGAAGATCGAAAAGGTTGGCGCAGAAATCTTTGACGCGTCGGGCATGGTGGTCGCTCCCGGCTTCCTCGACCTGCATGTCCACCTGCGCGAACCGGGTGGAGAAGGAGCCGAAAGCATTGCCACGGGCACTCGCGCGGCAGCCGCGGGCGGCTTTACTGCCGTCTGCTCGATGCCCAACACGCAGCCGGTGAACGACAACGCGGCGGTGACCGCATCCATTCTGAGCCGCGCCAGGGAAACCGGCGTCGTCACGGTATATCCGGTCGGTGCCGCCTCCTCCGGCAGCGCCGGCGAGGAGCTCTCCAGCATTGCCGCGATGAAGAGGGCTGGAATCGTCGCTGTCTCGGACGACGGCCGGCCCATCGCCAATGCTCGCCTGATGCGCGGGGTCATGGAGTATTGTCGGACCCTGGGTCTGCCGGTGATTGACCACTGCGAAGAGCCGAGCCTTTTTGGCGAGGGGGTGATGCATGAAGGGGCGCACTCCACCCGGCTTGGCTTGCGAGGAATCCCGGCAGCCTGCGAAGAGATTCCGGTGGCGCGCAATTGCATTCTGGCGCGGGAGACGGGCGCGCATATCCACCTGGCGCATCTCTCGACGTGCGGTGCGCTGGAATCGGTCCGGCTGGCCAAGCAGCGCGGCGTGCGCGTCACCTGCGAGGTGACCCCGCACCACTTTACGCTGATGGACGAAGACATCCGCGACTACCGCACTTGCTACAAGATGAACCCGCCGCTGCGCGGCCGGGAAGACCGCGATGCGCTGGTCGAAGGCATCGCCGATGGCACGGTGGACGCCATCGCCACCGATCACGCGCCGCACCACCCTGTCGCCAAAGAGGTGGAGTTTGACCTCGCTCCCTTCGGCGTCATTGGGCTGGAGACGGCGCTCGGGCTGGCTCTCGACCGCCTCGTTCACACCGGAAAAATTTCGCTTACCCGTCTGGTTGAACTTTTCTCCACCCATCCGGCGAAAATCCTTGGCCTCGACCGGGGCAAAATCCAGGTGGCGGCAACGGCTGACCTCACCCTCTTCGATCCCGCCCGCGAATGGACGTATCGCGTCGAGCAATCCGAATCAAAGAGCCGCAACTCGCCTTTTGATGGCTGGAAATTCCGCGGCGCTCCCATGGCTACGATCGTCGCCGGCAAAATCATTTACCAACGAAAATAGCTTGCCGCTCAGGTGATCCTTCGAATCGCCTGAGGCGGTTTTTCGGCTCAAAAACCTCAGGTTTCTTTCGAAACACCTGAGCTACTAATTTTGAACGAAGGAAATCCCCCGCCAGAGGGTAAGCCCGCCGGGGGCGAAGACAAGAAGGACGGCCACGGGCCGCCGCTCACGGGTCACTGTGCTAACCGTTGCGCGAGTGGTGGAAGGCGGGATATTCAATCACTCGCGCATAGGGTTCCTGTTGCATGCGGAAAAAATGATTGAGCGTGCCGCGGCCCTTTCCCACGGCAAAGCCCTTCTCAATCGCCTTGGTGACGTAGGCTTTGGCGAGCACCACCGCGTCGGGGAGTTGCTTGCCTTCGGCAAGCGCCGCCGCCACCGCTGAGGCAAACGTGCATCCGGTGCCGTGGGTGTTTTCCGAGCGGACACGGTCGCTGCCAAACGTGAGAAATTCCGTGCCGTTGAAGACCAGGTCCACAGGCTTTTCCAGGTGGCCGCCTTTGATGACGATTGCCTTCGCGCCCATCTCGAAAAGTTTCTTGGCGGCCTCCTTTGCGCCTTCGACGTTCTTGACTTCCACGCCGGTCAGGGTTTGCGCTTCCGGAGCATTGGGGATGATCACGGAGGCGTGCCGGATCAGTTCGGTCTTCAAGAATGCGACGCCTTTTTCATCCAGCAGCGCAAAACCACTGGTCGAAACGAGAATGGGGTCAAGAACGACGTGCGGGAACTGCCATCGTTCCAGAATCCCGGCGACCACCCGGGCAACCTCTCGATTGGCCAGCATTCCGATCTTGACCGCGGCGATTTTCGCATCAGCGACCAGCGCTTCGAGCTGCGCCTCCAGCACCGCCGGCGGCGTCGGATAGACCGCGATGACTCCCTCAGTCGTTTGAACCGTCAGAGCGGTGATGGCGGCGAGGCCATAGCAGTTGTGGGCGGCAAAGGTCTTCAGGTCAGCGGCAATGCCCGCTCCCCCGGTAGGATCGAACCCGGCAATGGTGAGGAGGGTGGTAGGCGGGGAACCGTT from Candidatus Acidiferrales bacterium includes:
- the thiD gene encoding bifunctional hydroxymethylpyrimidine kinase/phosphomethylpyrimidine kinase — encoded protein: MTPNGSPPTTLLTIAGFDPTGGAGIAADLKTFAAHNCYGLAAITALTVQTTEGVIAVYPTPPAVLEAQLEALVADAKIAAVKIGMLANREVARVVAGILERWQFPHVVLDPILVSTSGFALLDEKGVAFLKTELIRHASVIIPNAPEAQTLTGVEVKNVEGAKEAAKKLFEMGAKAIVIKGGHLEKPVDLVFNGTEFLTFGSDRVRSENTHGTGCTFASAVAAALAEGKQLPDAVVLAKAYVTKAIEKGFAVGKGRGTLNHFFRMQQEPYARVIEYPAFHHSRNG
- a CDS encoding dihydroorotase — translated: MLLIKGGRVIDPASKLDDGRDILIADGRISAIEKKIEKVGAEIFDASGMVVAPGFLDLHVHLREPGGEGAESIATGTRAAAAGGFTAVCSMPNTQPVNDNAAVTASILSRARETGVVTVYPVGAASSGSAGEELSSIAAMKRAGIVAVSDDGRPIANARLMRGVMEYCRTLGLPVIDHCEEPSLFGEGVMHEGAHSTRLGLRGIPAACEEIPVARNCILARETGAHIHLAHLSTCGALESVRLAKQRGVRVTCEVTPHHFTLMDEDIRDYRTCYKMNPPLRGREDRDALVEGIADGTVDAIATDHAPHHPVAKEVEFDLAPFGVIGLETALGLALDRLVHTGKISLTRLVELFSTHPAKILGLDRGKIQVAATADLTLFDPAREWTYRVEQSESKSRNSPFDGWKFRGAPMATIVAGKIIYQRK